The following coding sequences lie in one Arachis hypogaea cultivar Tifrunner chromosome 9, arahy.Tifrunner.gnm2.J5K5, whole genome shotgun sequence genomic window:
- the LOC112711504 gene encoding coatomer subunit alpha-1, producing the protein MLTKFETKSNRVKGLSFHPKRPWILASLHSGVIQLWDYRMGTLIDKFDEHDGPVRGVHFHYSQPLFVSGGDDYKIKVWNYKLHRCLFTLLGHLDYIRTVQFHHENPWIVSASDDQTIRVWNWQSRTCISVLTGHNHYVMCALFHPKEDLVVSASLDQTVRVWDISSLKRKNASPADDLLRLSQMNTDLFGGIDAVVKYVLEGHDRGVNWASFHPTLPLIVSGADDRQVKLWRMNDTKAWEVDTLRGHMNNVSCVMFHAKQDIIVSNSEDKSIRIWDATKRTGIQTFRREHDRFWILAAHPEMNLLAAGHDSGMIVFKLERERPAFVVSGDTLFYTKERFLCSYEFSTQRDTQILPFRRPGSLSLNQSPKTLSYSPTDNAFLLCSDVDGGSYELYCITKDSYGRGDLQDAKKGHGGSAVFVSRNRFAVLEKSNNQVLVKNSKNETVKKSALPIATDAIFYAGTGNVLCRSEDRVVIFDLQQRIVLGELQTPFIKYVVWSNDMEHVALLSKHAIIIASKKLVHQCTLHETIRVKSGAWDDNGVFIYTTLNHIKYCLPNGDSGIIKTLDIPIYITKVSGNTIFCLDRDGKSRAIIIDATEYIFKLSLLKKRYDHVMNMIRNSQLCGQAVIAYLQQKGFPEVALHFVKDERIRFNLALESGNIQTAVASATAIDEKDHWYRLGVEALRQGNAGIVEYAYQRTKNFERLSFLYLVTGNLEKLSKMLKIAEVKNDVMGQFHNALYLGDVRERVKILENVGHLPLAYITASVHGLHDVAERLEAELGDDVPSLPEGKVPSLLMPPSPVMCGSDWPLLRVMRGMFDGAFDNAGRGVADEEEYEAADADWGEELDIVDVDGIQNGDVAAILEDGEVAEENDEEGGWEMEDLGLGPEEDTPRAANSTSSVFVTPTPGMPVSQIWIQKSSLAADHAAAGNFETAMRLLNRQLGIRNFTPLRSMFIDLHSGSHSYLRAFSSAPVISLAIERGWTESSSANVRGSPALPFKFSQLDEKLRAGYKLTTAGKFTEALRTFVNILHTIPLVVVESRREVDEVKELIIIVKEYVLGLQMELKRREIKDNPARQQELAAYFTHCNLQTPHLRLALQNAMTVCVKAKNLATAYNFARRLLETNPTVESQAKAARQVIAVAERSMTDATELNYDFRNPFVICGATYVPIYRGQKDVSCPYCTSRFVPSQKGELCTVCDLAVVGEDASGLLCSPSQIR; encoded by the exons ATGCTGACTAAGTTCGAGACGAAGAGTAACAGAGTGAAGGGCCTCAGCTTCCACCCCAAGAGGCCATGGATCCTCGCCAGTCTTCACAGTGGAGTTATCCAGCTATGGGATTACCGCATGGGAACCCTAATTGACAAGTTCGACGAGCACGATGGTCCTGTTCGAGGGGTTCATTTCCACTACTCTCAGCCTCTATTCGTTTCCGGAG GTGATGATTACAAGATTAAGGTTTGGAACTACAAGCTGCATAGGTGTTTGTTCACTCTTCTAGGACACCTTGATTATATTCGTACGGTGCAATTTCATCATGAGAACCCATGGATTGTGAGTGCGAGTGATGATCAGACCATTCGCGTTTGGAACTGGCAGTCACGTACCTGTATATCTGTTTTAACTGGCCATAATCATTATGTTATGTGTGCCTTGTTCCATCCAAAGGAGGACCTTGTTGTGTCGGCCTCTCTGGATCAGACTGTTCGTGTTTGGGATATTTCTTCTCTCAAGAGAAAAAATGCGTCTCCTGCGGATGACCTACTGCGGCTGAGTCAGATGAACACAGATCTTTTTGGCGGTATTGATGCAGTTGTTAAGTATGTGTTGGAAGGTCATGACCGGGGAGTCAATTGGGCTTCATTTCATCCTACACTGCCTCTTATTGTTTCGGGAGCAGATGATCGGCAAGTAAAGCTTTGGAGGATGAATG ACACAAAGGCATGGGAAGTGGACACTTTGAGAGGACACATGAATAATGTTTCGTGTGTAATGTTCCATGCAAAACAGGATATTATAGTCTCAAATTCTGAAGATAAAAGTATTCGTATATGGGATGCAACAAAGCGAACTGGAATTCAAACATTCCGCCGAGAGCATGATCGGTTTTGGATTCTTGCAGCCCATCCTGAAATGAACCTGTTGGCAGCTGGTCATGACAGCGGCATGATTGTTTTCAAGCTGGAGAGAGAAAGGCCAGCATTTGTAGTCAGTGGGGATACGTTGTTCTACACAAAAGAACGGTTCTTGTGTTCTTATGAATTCTCCACTCAAAGAGACACACAAATCCTTCCATTTCGAAGACCAGGCTCCCTAAGCTTGAATCAAAGTCCTAAGACTCTTTCCTACAGCCCAACTGACAATGCATTTCTTCTGTGTTCAGATGTGGATGGTGGATCTTATGAATTATATTGCATAACAAAGGACAGCTATGGTAGGGGTGATTTGCAGGATGCTAAAAAAGGTCATGGAGGATCAGCAGTCTTTGTGTCCCGGAATCGGTTTGCCGTGCTTGAGAAGAGCAACAATCAAGTCCTTGTAAAAAATTCGAAGAATGAGACTGTTAAAAAAAGTGCCCTTCCAATTGCCACTGATGCAATATTCTATGCAGGGACTGGGAACGTACTGTGTAGATCAGAGGATAGGGTTGTAATATTTGATCTTCAGCAGAGGATtgttcttggtgaacttcagacCCCTTTCATCAAATATGTTGTCTGGTCCAATGACATGGAACATGTTGCTTTGCTCAGCAAACATGCCATTATAATTGCCAGCAAGAAACTTGTGCACCAATGTACTCTCCACGAGACAATCCGTGTAAAAAGTGGAGCCTGGGATGATAATGGAGTTTTCATTTATACAACACTGAACCACATTAAATACTGTCTTCCCAATGGAGATAGTGGGATAATAAAAACACTGGACATTCCAATTTATATCACAAAGGTTTCTGGAAACACAATCTTTTGCTTGGATCGTGATGGAAAAAGCAGAGCAATAATTATTGATGCAACCGAGTATATTTTTAAGCTTTCCCTCTTGAAGAAGAGATATGATCATGTCATGAACATGATAAGGAACTCACAGCTCTGTGGACAAGCTGTGATTGCTTATCTCCAACAGAAGGGCTTTCCCGAGGTTGCACTCCATTTTGTGAAAGATGAGAGGATTCGTTTCAATTTGGCTTTAGAGAGTGGGAACATTCAAACTGCAGTTGCATCAGCTACAGCAATTGATGAGAAAGATCACTGGTATCGTTTGGGGGTTGAGGCTCTTCGCCAAGGCAATGCTGGCATAGTGGAGTATGCTTACCAGAGGACAAAAAATTTTGAGCGATTATCTTTCTTGTATCTTGTCACTGGTAACTTGGAGAAACTTTCAAAGATGTTGAAAATAGCTGAAGTTAAGAATGATGTGATGGGCCAGTTTCACAATGCTTTATATTTGGGTGATGTTCGAGAACGTGTTAAGATCTTGGAGAATGTAGGCCATTTGCCCCTTGCTTACATCACTGCATCAGTCCATGGCCTGCATGATGTTGCTGAGCGGCTTGAAGCTGAACTGGGAGATGATGTTCCATCTTTGCCGGAGGGAAAAGTTCCATCTCTCTTGATGCCGCCATCACCTGTCATGTGTGGAAGTGATTGGCCCCTCCTTAGGGTCATGCGAGGCATGTTTGATGGTGCATTTGACAATGCAGGTAGGGGAGTTGCCGATGAAGAAGAGTATGAAGCTGCTGATGCAGATTGGGGCGAGGAGCTTGACATTGTTGATGTGGATGGCATACAAAATGGAGATGTTGCTGCTATCCTGGAGGATGGAGAAGTAGCtgaagaaaatgatgaagaaggtGGATGGGAGATGGAAGATTTAGGTCTGGGCCCTGAAGAGGACACCCCAAGAGCTGCTAATAGCACTTCTTCAGTTTTTGTGACTCCGACACCTGGTATGCCAGTAAGCCAGATATGGATTCAGAAATCATCTCTTGCTGCTGATCACGCAGCTGCTGGAAATTTTGAGACTGCAATGAGGTTATTGAACCGGCAGCTTGGAATAAGAAATTTTACCCCCTTGAGATCTATGTTTATTGATCTCCATAGTGGCAGTCATTCGTATCTGCGTGCATTTTCTTCTGCTCCAGTCATATCACTTGCTATTGAAAGAGGCTGGACTGAATCATCCAGTGCTAATGTGAGGGGCTCACCAGCACTGCCTTTCAAATTCTCTCAACTTGATGAAAAGCTTAGAGCTGGTTATAAGTTAACTACTGCTGGAAAATTCACCGAGGCTCTTCGGACATTTGTTAACATTCTTCATACAATTCCTTTAGTGGTCGTTGAGTCAAGGAGGGAAGTGGATGAGGTGAAGGAACTGATTATCATAGTCAAAGAATATGTTTTGGGTCTGCAGATGGAACTGAAGAGGAGGGAAATCAAGGACAATCCGGCAAGACAGCAGGAACTCGCAGCTTATTTCACTCACTGCAACCTTCAGACACCTCACTTGAGGTTAGCCTTGCAGAATGCCATGACCGTCTGTGTCAAGGCAAAGAACCTAGCAACAGCTTATAACTTTGCCAGGAGGCTACTTGAAACAAATCCCACTGTTGAAAGCCAAGCAAAGGCAGCAAGGCAAGTGATTGCAGTTGCAGAAAGAAGTATGACTGATGCAACAGAGTTGAACTATGATTTCAGAAACCCATTCGTAATTTGCGGTGCAACCTATGTGCCAATCTATCGCGGACAGAAGGATGTCTCTTGCCCATATTGTACTTCCCGATTTGTGCCAAGCCAGAAGGGGGAGCTGTGTACTGTTTGTGATCTTGCGGTGGTAGGGGAAGATGCTTCTGGACTGCTTTGTTCGCCTTCCCAGATACGTTGA
- the LOC112711505 gene encoding polyadenylation and cleavage factor homolog 4: protein MANGITHQPSPSMLVDQFNALLPRRQSYLKAFSTEEIVRTYGLLLSELTSNVNPIITDLTIIAGQQRKHAKGIADAICNRILEVPADKKHPSLYLLDSIVKNFGQEYVKYFSLRLPQVYCEAYRQVQPNLHSVLQRLIGTWSKIFPPSVLSNIEAQLQSLPAINNQQPFANHFGEYDFHGPILGAHVIKPQSLQQMEHYSSIMDIVGGDRLDSTGTVGNTREGGLNEWQQKRFSSDGWNIFQTSKTYNLNDEQRRQSPRALIEAYGCDKGREIPSTKLLFVEQQPGRNGLGSKFPLASWQHTEEEEFDWKDMNPGLVDCSRNSSSMQSSVRFSRKRKLSNDLSNSSHYPFNMGAASPAFNAHATRPSGLNPAFPLQKRPRSLLEPININNNTNVGHGPNRTLFIHDQLPNQPGPISSNLQNHGQAPQLQFLPPQVPSSTQISHGSSLHLHGGTLPPLRPSLPTAPSQMMSHPHAHDSMTSQPPPTYLDLISSLVNHGVISVTNPPTGLDSIGAEFDPDILKVRHEGVISALYSDLPRQCTSCGLRFKRQDEHSRHMDWHVTRNRMSKSRKQKGSQKWFASGSLWLSGAEASGKESIPGSLAPEETEEMKDEEELGVPAEEDQSRCALCGEGFDEFYSHEMDEWMYRGATYLKAPTGTTLATMDRHQLGPIVHSKCRSDSDSTMPSTNRKPTKRVVREKECGSTKHQFCAPIIRTC from the exons ATGGCGAATGGTATCACGCACCAGCCTTCTCCTTCCATGCTCGTGGACCAGTTTAACGCCTTACTTCCACGGCGCCAAAGCTACCTCAAGGCTTTCTCTACCGAAGAAATTGTTCGGACGTATGGGCTATTGTTGTCAGAACTCACCTCCAATGTGAATCCCATCATTACCGATCTCACTATCATTGCTGGCCAGCAGCGGAAACACGCCAAGGGCATCGCCGATGCCATTTGCAACCGGATTCTTGAG GTGCCTGCTGATAAAAAACATCCTTCTCTCTATCTTCTGGACAGCATTGTGAAGAATTTTGGCCAGGAATATGTTAAATACTTCTCTTTACGTCTACCTCAA GTTTACTGTGAGGCATACAGACAGGTCCAGCCTAATCTACATTCTGTTCTGCAACGTCTCATTGGTACCTGGTCAAAGATCTTTCCTCCCTCTGTCCTAAGTAATATTGAAGCTCAATTGCAATCTTTACCAGCAATTAATAATCAACAACCCTTTGCTAATCACTTTGGGGAATATGATTTTCATGGACCGATTCTTGGAGCACATGTTattaaaccacaatccttgcagcAGATGGAACACTATAGTTCAATTATGGATATT GTTGGTGGTGATCGGTTGGACTCAACGGGAACTGTAGGTAATACAAGAGAAGGAGGGTTGAATGAATGGCAGCAAAAGAGATTTTCTAGTGATGGTTGGAACATATTCCAAACTTCCAAGACTTATAATCTCAATGATGAACAACGACGTCAAAGTCCAAGAGCTCTTATTGAGGCATATGGTTGTGACAAAGGCCGTGAAATTCCTAGTACTAAGCTTTTGTTTGTGGAGCAGCAGCCTGGCAGAAATGGTTTAGGGAGCAAGTTTCCATTGGCATCATGGCAGCACACTGAAGAAGAGGAGTTTGATTGGAAAGATATGAATCCAGGATTAGTAGACTGTAGTAGAAACAGCAGTTCTATGCAATCAAGTGTTAGATTCTCCAGGAAAAGGAAGTTATCTAATGATCTATCTAATTCTTCACATTACCCGTTCAATATGGGGGCTGCTTCCCCTGCTTTCAATGCTCATGCTACTCGTCCTTCCGGCTTGAATCCAGCATTTCCATTGCAAAAACGTCCTAGGAGTCTGCTTGAACCAATAAACATTAATAATAACACCAATGTGGGTCATGGTCCAAATAGAACTCTGTTTATACATGACCAGTTGCCTAATCAACCTGGACCAATTTCCTCTAACCTGCAAAATCATGGACAAGCACCTCAACTACAGTTTCTTCCACCTCAAGTTCCATCTTCAACACAAATTAGTCATGGGAGCTCTTTGCATTTACATGGGGGAACCTTGCCACCTTTACGTCCAAGCCTCCCAACTGCTCCATCACAAATGATGTCTCATCCCCATGCCCATGATTCGATGACAAGTCAACCACCACCTACATATCTTGATTTGATTAGTTCACTAGTGAATCATGGTGTGATCTCGGTAACCAATCCACCTACCGGACTG GATTCCATTGGGGCGGAGTTCGATCCAGATATCTTGAAGGTTCGTCATGAAGGTGTAATCAGTGCCTTATACAGTGATCTTCCTAGACAATGCACGAGCTGCGGTCTCCGATTCAAAAGGCAAGATGAGCACAGTAGACATATGGATTGGCACGTGACTAGGAACCGAATGTCAAAAAGCCGGAAGCAAAAGGGGTCTCAAAAGTGGTTTGCAAGTGGGAGCCTGTGGCTAAGTGGTGCAGAGGCTTCGGGAAAGGAATCGATTCCAGGGTCGCTGGCTCCCGAAGAGACAGAGGAAATGAAAGACGAGGAAGAGTTAGGCGTTCCTGCTGAAGAGGATCAGAGTAGATGTGCACTGTGTGGAGAgggatttgatgagttttacAGCCACGAAATGGATGAGTGGATGTATAGAGGAGCCACATACCTTAAGGCACCCACGGGAACAACATTGGCCACCATGGACAGACATCAACTAGGGCCCATTGTTCATTCCAAATGCAGATCTGACTCTGACTCTACTATGCCCTCAACCAACAG GAAACCTACCAAGAGAGTAGTAAGAGAAAAAGAATGCGGGTCAACCAAACATCAGTTTTGTGCACCCATAATTAGGACTTGCTAA